Proteins encoded within one genomic window of Mycobacteriales bacterium:
- a CDS encoding class I SAM-dependent methyltransferase, producing MTARSPFDALADSYDAARPTYPDGLYDALPPLRGARVADVGAGTGISTRGLLARGADVVAFDLAPNMLARLRDRGGAGLRGVAVADGHRLPLPDASVDLVTYAQAFHWMRPGEAVREARRVLRPGGALARWWNDSDARGERWWQVQQELLETLNDDYGRDYRVHDPALDLGDVFGEVTVHTVPWVRRLDVPAYLTFLSSKSYVAALGDRLPAFLAAQRALLEEAFPDGVVAEPFVTRLWVAR from the coding sequence GTGACCGCCCGCTCGCCGTTCGACGCCCTGGCCGACTCCTACGACGCCGCCCGCCCCACCTACCCGGACGGCCTGTACGACGCCCTCCCGCCGCTGCGCGGCGCGCGGGTGGCGGACGTCGGCGCCGGTACCGGCATCTCCACGCGCGGCCTGCTCGCGCGCGGCGCGGACGTGGTGGCGTTCGACCTGGCGCCGAACATGCTGGCCCGGCTCCGCGACCGCGGCGGGGCCGGGCTGCGCGGGGTGGCGGTCGCGGACGGGCACCGGCTGCCGTTGCCGGACGCCAGCGTCGACCTGGTGACGTACGCGCAGGCGTTCCACTGGATGCGGCCGGGCGAGGCGGTGCGGGAGGCGCGGCGGGTGCTGCGGCCGGGCGGCGCGCTCGCCCGCTGGTGGAACGACAGCGACGCGCGCGGGGAGCGCTGGTGGCAGGTGCAGCAGGAGCTGCTGGAGACGCTCAACGACGACTACGGCCGCGACTACCGGGTGCACGACCCGGCGCTGGACCTCGGCGACGTCTTCGGCGAGGTGACGGTGCACACGGTGCCGTGGGTGCGGCGGCTGGACGTGCCGGCGTACCTGACGTTCCTCTCCTCGAAGTCCTACGTCGCCGCGCTCGGCGACCGGCTGCCGGCGTTCCTGGCGGCGCAGCGGGCGCTGCTGGAGGAGGCGTTCCCGGACGGGGTGGTGGCGGAGCCGTTCGTCACGCGCCTGTGGGTCGCCCGGTAG
- the proC gene encoding pyrroline-5-carboxylate reductase, whose amino-acid sequence MTALAILGAGKMGEALLSGLLRAGTAPADVVVTARRPERADALRERHGVAVASNAEAATAATVLLAVKPQDMAALLAEVAEVVTPAQLVVSMAAGIPTAFVERRLADGVPVVRVMSNTPVLVDEAMSAVSPGAHATEEHLARTEELLGHVGRTIRVPESQQDAVTALSGSGPAYFFYLVEAMIDAGILLGLPRAVAADLIVQTALGSALMLRDTGEHPVRLREAVTSPAGTTINAVRELERHSVRAALIAAIEAARDRSRELASGHE is encoded by the coding sequence GTGACCGCGCTGGCGATCCTCGGCGCCGGGAAGATGGGCGAGGCGCTGCTCTCCGGCCTGCTCCGCGCCGGCACCGCGCCGGCCGACGTCGTCGTCACGGCGCGGCGGCCGGAGCGCGCCGACGCCCTGCGCGAACGCCACGGCGTCGCCGTCGCGAGCAACGCCGAGGCGGCCACGGCCGCGACCGTGCTGCTCGCGGTGAAGCCGCAGGACATGGCGGCGTTGCTCGCCGAGGTCGCCGAGGTGGTGACGCCCGCGCAGCTCGTGGTGTCGATGGCGGCGGGCATCCCGACGGCGTTCGTCGAACGCCGCCTGGCCGACGGCGTCCCGGTCGTGCGGGTGATGAGCAACACGCCGGTGCTGGTGGACGAGGCCATGAGCGCGGTGTCGCCGGGGGCGCACGCGACGGAGGAGCACCTGGCGCGGACCGAGGAGCTGCTCGGCCACGTCGGCCGCACGATCCGGGTGCCGGAGTCGCAGCAGGACGCGGTGACGGCGCTGTCCGGCAGCGGGCCGGCGTACTTCTTCTACCTGGTCGAGGCGATGATCGACGCGGGCATCCTGCTCGGCCTGCCGCGCGCGGTCGCCGCCGACCTGATCGTGCAGACGGCGCTCGGCTCGGCGCTGATGCTGCGCGACACCGGGGAGCACCCGGTGCGACTGCGCGAGGCGGTGACGTCGCCGGCCGGGACCACCATCAACGCCGTCCGCGAGCTCGAGCGGCACTCGGTGCGGGCGGCGCTGATCGCGGCGATCGAGGCGGCGCGGGACCGGTCGCGGGAGCTGGCCTCCGGGCACGAGTAG
- a CDS encoding PadR family transcriptional regulator produces the protein MSIRQALLTLLDEEPRYGYQLRAEFEARTGATWPLNVGQVYTTLSRLERDGLVEAAGSDDEGHAFYALTEAGRDEVRRWFATPVDRGTPPRDELAIKLALAVTVPGVDVRAVIQAQRTDTLRALQEYTRLKARATDDDVAWLLVVDSLVFQAEAEVRWLDHCESRLARHRPPPAVERGAPAPVRKGAAR, from the coding sequence ATGTCGATCCGTCAGGCCCTGCTCACGCTCCTCGACGAGGAGCCCCGGTACGGCTACCAGCTCCGCGCCGAGTTCGAGGCGCGCACCGGCGCGACCTGGCCGCTCAACGTCGGCCAGGTCTACACGACGCTGAGCCGCCTGGAGCGCGACGGGCTGGTCGAGGCGGCGGGCAGCGACGACGAGGGGCACGCGTTCTACGCGCTCACCGAGGCCGGGCGGGACGAGGTGCGGCGGTGGTTCGCGACGCCGGTCGACCGCGGCACGCCGCCGCGCGACGAGCTGGCCATCAAGCTCGCGCTCGCCGTGACGGTGCCCGGCGTGGACGTGCGCGCGGTGATCCAGGCGCAGCGCACCGACACGCTGCGCGCGTTGCAGGAGTACACGCGGCTCAAGGCGCGCGCGACCGACGACGACGTCGCGTGGCTGCTCGTCGTGGACTCGCTGGTGTTCCAGGCGGAGGCCGAGGTGCGCTGGCTCGACCACTGCGAGTCGCGGCTGGCGCGGCACCGGCCGCCGCCGGCGGTGGAGCGCGGCGCGCCCGCGCCGGTGCGGAAGGGGGCGGCGCGATGA
- a CDS encoding proline dehydrogenase family protein gives MLRRTILAASRSPRLRAAISTMPVSRDVVARFVAGETAEDAVAATRELVGAGLTVSLDHLGEDTTEPGHADAVTKAYLTLLARLDDAGLTGGAEVSVKLSAIGQALDRQMCLDNARHVCEAATAAGTTVTLDMEDHTTTDSTLGILRELRADFPGTGAVIQAYLRRSPGDVEDLVRDGARVRLCKGAYKEPESVAYQSRHEVDLAYVRLLVRLMDAGAYPMVATHDPRLVAIAAKLAERREPGTFEFQMLYGIRPDEQRRLAADGHRVRIYTPYGQEWYGYLMRRLAERPANLAFFLRALATRS, from the coding sequence ATGCTGCGCCGGACGATCCTCGCGGCCTCGCGGTCGCCGCGGCTGCGCGCCGCGATCAGCACCATGCCGGTCTCCCGCGACGTCGTCGCGCGGTTCGTCGCGGGCGAGACGGCGGAGGACGCCGTCGCCGCGACCCGCGAGCTGGTCGGCGCGGGCCTCACCGTCAGCCTCGACCACCTCGGTGAGGACACGACCGAGCCGGGCCATGCGGACGCCGTGACGAAGGCGTACCTCACGCTGCTCGCCCGCCTGGACGACGCCGGCCTCACCGGCGGCGCGGAGGTGTCGGTCAAGCTGTCGGCGATCGGGCAGGCGCTGGACCGGCAGATGTGCCTGGACAACGCCCGGCACGTCTGCGAGGCGGCCACCGCGGCGGGCACGACGGTGACGCTCGACATGGAGGACCACACCACCACCGACTCGACGCTGGGCATCCTGCGCGAGCTGCGCGCGGACTTCCCGGGCACGGGCGCGGTGATCCAGGCGTACCTGCGGCGCAGCCCGGGCGACGTCGAGGACCTGGTCCGCGACGGCGCGCGGGTGCGGCTGTGCAAGGGCGCGTACAAGGAGCCGGAGTCGGTCGCGTACCAGTCGCGGCACGAGGTGGACCTCGCCTACGTCCGGTTGCTGGTGCGGCTGATGGACGCCGGCGCGTACCCGATGGTGGCGACGCACGACCCGCGGCTGGTCGCGATCGCCGCGAAGCTCGCGGAGCGGCGGGAGCCGGGGACGTTCGAGTTCCAGATGCTCTACGGCATCCGCCCGGACGAGCAGCGCCGCCTCGCGGCGGACGGGCACCGGGTGCGCATCTACACGCCGTACGGCCAGGAGTGGTACGGCTACCTGATGCGCCGGCTGGCGGAGCGCCCGGCGAACCTCGCGTTCTTCCTGCGCGCGCTGGCGACCCGCTCGTGA
- a CDS encoding ABC transporter ATP-binding protein, which translates to MTAVLELRDVTRVHGSGATEVHALCGVSLAVAPGELVAVMGPSGSGKSTLLHLAGGLDAPTGGQVLVEGTDLATLSRSALARVRRRSVGYVFQDLNLIPALTAIENVALPRELDGAASRAARADAARALADVGIEDLADRFPDDMSGGQQQRVAIARALVGDRRLVLADEPTGALDSETGEAVLRLLRARCDAGVAGVLVTHEARHAAWADRVVFLRDGSVLDQAGPVAPPETLLADGPVR; encoded by the coding sequence ATGACCGCCGTGCTGGAGCTGCGCGACGTGACCCGCGTGCACGGGTCGGGGGCGACGGAGGTGCACGCGCTGTGCGGCGTCTCGCTGGCCGTCGCGCCCGGCGAGCTGGTCGCGGTGATGGGGCCGAGCGGGTCCGGCAAGTCGACGCTGCTGCACCTCGCCGGCGGCCTCGACGCGCCGACCGGCGGGCAGGTCCTCGTGGAGGGCACCGACCTCGCGACGCTGTCGCGGTCCGCGCTGGCGCGGGTACGGCGGCGTTCGGTCGGCTACGTGTTCCAGGACCTCAACCTGATCCCCGCGCTGACCGCGATCGAGAACGTCGCCCTCCCGCGCGAGCTCGACGGCGCCGCCTCGCGCGCGGCCCGCGCGGACGCGGCGCGCGCGCTCGCCGACGTGGGGATCGAGGACCTGGCCGACCGGTTCCCCGACGACATGTCGGGCGGGCAGCAGCAACGCGTCGCGATCGCGCGGGCGCTCGTCGGCGACCGGCGGCTGGTGCTCGCCGACGAGCCGACCGGCGCGCTCGACTCGGAGACCGGCGAGGCGGTGCTGCGGCTGCTCCGCGCCCGCTGCGACGCGGGCGTGGCCGGCGTGCTCGTGACGCACGAGGCGCGGCACGCGGCGTGGGCGGACCGCGTGGTGTTCCTGCGCGACGGGTCGGTCCTCGACCAGGCCGGGCCGGTCGCGCCGCCGGAGACGCTGCTCGCGGACGGCCCGGTCCGGTGA